The following proteins come from a genomic window of Halorubrum lacusprofundi ATCC 49239:
- a CDS encoding ribonucleotide-diphosphate reductase subunit beta: MTENKTTGGDTATDIFSERTQLKPYEYNDFLDYKDAIRNSYWVHTEFNFSGDVQDFKVNTTPAEKTVIKRTMLAIAQIEVQVKTFWSDIYEEMPKAEIGSVGMTFAESEVRHMDAYSHLLDVLGITGDFEEVTEVPAVKDRIEYLDECLERGQSDDTKGYVMSILLFSMFVEHVSLFSQFLIMTSFDKYEKKFKGIANAVEATSKEEQIHGLFGVELVDTIREENPGLFDDEFEAEIREACRRAYEAEMGMLDWIFGEGELQFLPREYVNEFLKDRFNQSLENVGVYPMFETDDDLLDETRWFDEDIMMTKDNDFFSKRSTTYNKHTQSVTAKEMF, translated from the coding sequence ATGACTGAAAATAAAACCACAGGTGGTGATACAGCGACTGACATCTTCTCGGAACGAACACAGCTCAAACCGTATGAATACAATGATTTCCTTGATTACAAGGATGCGATACGGAACAGCTACTGGGTTCACACGGAGTTCAACTTCTCGGGAGATGTTCAAGACTTCAAGGTCAACACAACTCCGGCCGAGAAGACCGTTATCAAACGGACGATGTTGGCTATCGCACAGATCGAGGTGCAGGTGAAGACATTCTGGTCAGATATCTACGAAGAGATGCCCAAAGCAGAAATAGGCAGTGTCGGCATGACCTTCGCAGAGAGTGAAGTGCGACACATGGACGCCTACAGTCATCTACTCGATGTGTTGGGGATTACAGGAGATTTCGAAGAAGTTACTGAAGTCCCGGCTGTAAAAGACAGAATCGAGTATCTTGACGAATGCCTTGAGCGTGGTCAAAGTGATGATACAAAAGGGTATGTGATGAGCATCCTTCTGTTCAGTATGTTCGTTGAACACGTCTCACTGTTCAGCCAATTCCTTATCATGACAAGCTTCGACAAGTATGAGAAGAAATTCAAAGGAATTGCGAACGCTGTTGAGGCGACCAGCAAGGAAGAACAGATTCACGGACTGTTCGGAGTAGAACTGGTTGACACGATCAGAGAAGAGAACCCAGGCCTGTTCGATGATGAATTCGAAGCAGAGATTCGAGAAGCATGTCGGCGGGCTTACGAGGCAGAGATGGGTATGCTCGACTGGATTTTTGGAGAGGGAGAACTCCAATTTCTACCGCGAGAGTATGTAAATGAGTTCTTAAAAGACCGATTCAATCAGAGTCTAGAGAATGTCGGAGTATATCCAATGTTCGAAACAGATGATGACCTACTTGACGAGACTCGCTGGTTCGATGAGGATATCATGATGACGAAGGACAATGATTTCTTCAGCAAGCGATCGACCACATACAACAAACACACGCAGAGCGTTACAGCCAAGGAGATGTTCTAA
- the nrdR gene encoding transcriptional regulator NrdR, with protein sequence MNCPDCGDEQTRVIDTETSADGTSVRRRRECQRCSFRFTTYERPEWDSLQVKKRNGTIEPFNRTKLRAGIERAVEKRDVSETTVTTLVDDIESALQDRETRLVSSSLIGELVSDRLRDLDKVAYIRFVSVYKAFSEPQEFLRELDAVLNAEIDDFEAPNDSQ encoded by the coding sequence ATGAACTGCCCGGACTGCGGGGACGAGCAAACACGCGTCATCGATACCGAGACCAGCGCCGACGGAACCTCCGTCCGGCGGCGCCGTGAGTGTCAACGCTGTTCGTTCCGCTTTACGACCTACGAACGTCCGGAGTGGGACTCCCTCCAGGTGAAGAAACGCAACGGAACCATCGAGCCATTCAACCGTACGAAGCTTCGTGCAGGGATCGAACGAGCCGTAGAGAAGCGTGACGTGTCCGAGACAACGGTGACGACTCTCGTCGACGACATTGAGAGCGCGCTTCAAGACCGAGAGACACGTCTCGTCTCTTCGAGTCTCATCGGTGAACTTGTCTCTGATCGGTTGCGTGACCTCGACAAAGTCGCGTACATTCGGTTCGTCTCCGTGTACAAGGCGTTCTCGGAACCCCAGGAGTTCCTCCGCGAACTCGATGCAGTCTTGAACGCAGAAATAGACGACTTCGAAGCCCCGAACGACTCACAATGA